A segment of the Phycisphaerae bacterium RAS1 genome:
CGAAACCACGCGGGCGCAGTGCGCCATTGTCGCGAACCGCGCCGGCGGCCACGGCCTCGATCGACCCGCGGCCGAGCCGGGAATGCCGCTGCTCTTCGGGCTTTTTCACGGGATGGCGGAGGCGGCCGGACTCTCCGTCGTTGAATTGGGTGGGACGGACGTCTCGCCCGTCCCGGCCGCGTCAGCAACGGGCAAGATGCCCGTTCCACCCGAACATTGTCACAGGCTCGGCCGGCTGAACGCGGGCGTTCCGCGCGACCGGCCGTTCGTGCTGCTGCACGCAAACGGCTCCGATCTGTTGCGCCAGGCGCCACTCATCCGCGCGTTGCAGGACAATGATCGTTGCAGCGTGATTCAGCTCTACGGGACGGCCGACGCCGCCGCGCTGCAGCAGTTGTCGGAGCTGGGTCACACGCTGCTTTGCGAGCGCGATGCGGTCGGCGCGCCCGATCCGCCCGAGGATCTGCCCGGCCTGCGCGGCGCACGGTCTCGCTTTGACCAGGCCTGCACCACCGCGAACGCCGACCTGGGCAGCATCTACGCCAACCGCCGCATCGCGTCGCACTTCGACTTCATGTTCGGCGTCTACGCGCGGCGGCTCGCATGGCAGGTGGAAGCGTGGACCGGGTTCTTTTCGTCACGCCGGCCGGCGGCGATCGTCGGCAACTACCACGCGCCCCTGCTCGACGTCGCCGCGCGCCTTGGAATTCCAACACTGGTGTTGCCGCACGGCCTGATGCTCGCCGGCGAGACGCGCTGGTTCTCATCGCTGTCCCCCGGCTGCACGATCGGGGCCATCAGCCCGGCGCATCGCGACAAGTTGCGCAGCGCCGGCGTCAGGTCAGAACGAATCGCCGTCACCGGCGATCCGGCCGGGGATGAACTCGTCCACGCCACGCGGCGTGATACGCAGACCGAGATTCGCCGTCTCGAATCGCCAAACGCCGCCCAGAACGAACGAACAGTCAGGGCGCGGCTCGGCGTTCCGGCCGACCGCCCGGCGATACTCCTTATCACCAGCAATCTCGGATCGCCGTCCAAGGTGACGCGCCTGCCGCTGACCGACTGGGCCGCCGCGGCGCGGCAGTTCGGCGAAGTGGCCGCGCTGGCCGCACGCCATCCGGAATGGACATTCTGTCTGCGCGGACACCCGCGATATGACCATCCACGACTCCGTTCGCAACTGCTCGCCGGCGGCGCGAGCGGAATCGCAGCGCTTGATCTCTCGCGCGCTCCGCTGGCCGATGCGGTCGCCGCCGCCGATGCGATCGTCGTGGTGAACGTCGTGACCTCCGCGCTGATGGAAGCTTCGCTCTGGCGACGACCGGTCCTCCTGCTCTGCGGCGCCATGCCCTGGTATGAGCCGGGTGAGTGGCTGACCGCCGGCTGGCCGCACGTCTCATCGGTCGTGATGCTCGAAGAACAGTTGACGGCGATCGTGAACGATCCGCGGCGGCGAGCGGAGCTGACCGCTCAAACGCAAGCCGCAGCGCGGCACTTCTTCGGCGGCGAGCCGCGCCTGGCTGCACCGCGCTGCGCGGCGCTCCTGTGGAAATGGGCAGAAGTGGAGCGCGTTTCACCCACAGCCGCGGAGTCGAATACGATGCTCACGAGCGGCGGCGCAGCGGCACCAGCCGGGCGCTGAGCCGATCGGCCGTGATCCGCAGATTCTCAATGCAGAAGGGGACCTTTCCGTTCGGCCAGACCCACTCGTTCAACACTTTCACGCCCGGCCGGCCGTCCAGCGTGATCCGCTGCAATTGCCCCTCGCCACGCGCCACGACTTCAGTCAGCGCCCAGCCCGTCGTGATCGGCAGCGAGCCGACCGCGGCGTCGGTGGGATTGATGTAGAGATAGGCCGCGTCCGCTCGAACAGAGAATTCAACCGACAGCACCGCCGCCAGCACGCCCAGACGCAGCAGGCCGCCGACCTGCACGCGATTGGGCTGCTCCAGTGCGACGCACGGTTCGCTCAGCCAGCCCGGCAGTTCGGCGTCCGGCCACAATTCACGTCGGGCGGCAAGCCAGCGGTTGAGCTGCGCCCGGTCGAGCGAGATTTCCGCCGGACGCCCGGCGTTCAGCGCATCGCTGATGTTGGAGACCAACGCCGCCAGGTCGCGCTTGTCCGACTCAAGGCGGGCCCGGTCGACCGGGCTGGCCGCGTACCACGCCGGGCGCCAGGCCATGGCGCCGGCGGCGCCAATGGCAGCCAGGGCGAGCACGATTGAGGCAACCAGAAATACGCGGCGATGGCGATGGGGTGCGGCGCGCTTCTCGCGAGCGGGCGCCGCGGGTCGCGGCGCCTGGGCCGCAGCGGCGGCGCTCGCCGGCGTTGGCCGCGATGCATGCTTTTTCTTGCGGGGTTTTTTCACAAGCAGGTCTTTGACCGTGCACGTCGGGCGCGGATCGACCGGGACCACCTGCGCCCGATTCCCGACCATGATAACGACTTGGCGCGGCCGCAAGGGCATGTGCCGGCTCCGACGCGCCGAAGTGAATTGCCGGCGCGATCAGCCCCCGATGCACACATAGCTCACTTGGAATCGAGAGACTAGCGATCGGCGCGCTTGAAGTCGAGACAATTCTGACACCGTACTTCTACGTATTGGGGTGGGGCGGGCGTCTGAGCCTGTGAACATTTGGGTGGGACGGGCGTCTCGCCCGTCCGCGCGGACTCAGGAACGGGCAAGATGCCCGTTCCACCCGAAAGAGTTCACCGGCTCAGAGTCCCTCCCCCCCGACGGCGATCAGCCGCCGATCAGGCTGATGAACGGATTGATGTCGAGCACATTCACCTGGCCGTCGTCGTTCAGGTCGCCGTTGTTGATGTCACAATTCGGGAAGGCGGCGGAATACGCGACCGGATCGCTGAGGGCCAGCGTGAACGGGTTGATGTCGAGCACGTTGACGGCGCCGTCGCAGTTCATGTCACCCGGCAGCAGGCAGTGCCGGTGACCGGCGTCGGACGCGCTGAACGGTCCGGGGCCGCAGGGGTTGAGCGTCTTGATCCAGTAGTAGTAGATCGTCTCCGCCGTCCCGGTGACGTCGCCATAGGGGCTTTCGGAGTCAGACCCGATCAGCGTGGCGGTCGCACTGTTGTCGACGGTGTTTCGCCAGATTTCGTAGCCCGCGGCGCCGGCGACCGCGTTCCAGGTAATCGACACAGAGTTGCAGCCGGCGCCGTCGCTGGCCGACACGCCGCCCGGACCGGGGAGCGACGCAAGCCGCGAACCGCTGTTGGAGGCGCTGAATCCACCGGCGCCGCACGCATTGGTCGATTTTACCCAGTAGAAGTAGGCTGCACCGGGGACGGCGCTCGCGTCGTCATACGGGCTGGCCGTGTCGGTCGCGAGTAGCGAGGCGCTGCCGCTGTTGTTCACGGTGTTGCGCCAGATCTCGTAGCCGCTCGCGCCGGCGACCGTATTCCAGGCGACCGAGACGACGTCGCAGGAGGTGCCGTCGCTGGCCGAAACGCCGCCCGGCGCCGCCAACGTTCCCAGCCGGGAGCCGCTGTCGGACGCGCTGAATCCGCTCGTCCCGCAGTCGCTGAGCGACTTGACCCAGTAGAAATACGTCGTACCCGCAATCGCGGTCGTGTCGCCATAGGGGCTGGCCGCCACCGTGCTTTGCAGCGCCGCCGTCCCGCTGTTGTTGGTCGTGTTGCGCCACACTTCGTAGGCATTCGCGCCGGCGGCGGCGCTCCAGGACACGTTCACCGCGCTGCATGACGCGGCGTCGCTGGCGCTCACGCCGCTCGGCGCCGCGGGCGTGATCCCGCGCGTGCCGCTGTCGGGCGAGCTGAAGGGCCCGGCGCCGCACGCGTCAACCGCCTTGATCCAGTACCAATACGTCGTACCGGCGACGGCGGTCATGTCGTTGAAAGGCGGGAGGCCGATGGAACCGATCTGCGTCGCGCCGGCGCTGTTGTTGACCGTGTTGCGCCACACCTGGTAGCCATTCGTCGCGCCCGCGACGTTCAGCCAGTTGACGTAGACCTGGTCGCAGAATTCGAAATCGCTGGCGCTGACGGCGGTGGGCGCGCCGACGGACGATCCGCCGCGCACGCCGCTGTCCGAACCGCTGAATCCGCTCGTGCCGCAGCCGCTGCCGGCCTTGACCCAATAGTAATAGGTCGTGCCGACGACGGCGGTCGTGTCATCAAAAGGGCTGGCCGAGTCGTTGCCCAGGAGCGACGCGCTGGCGCTGTTATTCACCGTGTTGCGCCAGATCTCATAGTTCGTGGCGCCCGCCGATGCGTTCCACGACACCGTGACCGCCGTGCAGGAAGTGCTGTCGGTCGCGGAGACGCCGGTCGGGGCCGACGGCCCGCTGCCGGCGACGCTGATGTTCATCGACCCGCCGCCGGTTGCCGCGTTGTATCCGCCGATGCGAATCAGATAGGAATTGCCGGCGGTGACGGCGAGCTGCACGCGCGAGTTGTAGCCGTCGTCGTTGATG
Coding sequences within it:
- a CDS encoding Fibronectin type III domain protein, yielding MQRFAHAVVVLCGTCVTLAGPAAGGPAGTPELQAQVNAAFGLTSSRLATLDISESPDGGLVTMLPIAGADVTVVAEPHSVRSPNYQVWVQVADGSYVEQKPAPINTFRGYVLEIDGSAVAAAWLEHGLHGLIQLADGTRYHFEPVADKLSADPALYVIYDGAAIIHPDRGCGVVDDAPRVADPAQTRDDAELGDGGAGGGIRGSTLYTAELACDADFEYYQDYGSNTTNVQNRINSVINQVNVQYTNQCDITHSITQIIIRTAEPDPYSSTDPNTLLTQFQNQWLNNHGGVVRDVAHLFTGKALNGSVIGIAYLGGICNTNGFGLVESDCCGSFGCATDLSAHELGHNWNAPHCSCPSFTMNPSIACVNNFSADSIAAIVAYRNTRTCLSTGGGGGPANNACSAATTVLAGTTAFNTAGATTDGPAETLCNNAGDSQVGSDIWYRYAALCSGTLTVSLCGSGYDTRLAVYGSSCPTGANSALVCNDDFDCNGNGNINDDGYNSRVQLAVTAGNSYLIRIGGYNAATGGGSMNISVAGSGPSAPTGVSATDSTSCTAVTVSWNASAGATNYEIWRNTVNNSASASLLGNDSASPFDDTTAVVGTTYYYWVKAGSGCGTSGFSGSDSGVRGGSSVGAPTAVSASDFEFCDQVYVNWLNVAGATNGYQVWRNTVNNSAGATQIGSIGLPPFNDMTAVAGTTYWYWIKAVDACGAGPFSSPDSGTRGITPAAPSGVSASDAASCSAVNVSWSAAAGANAYEVWRNTTNNSGTAALQSTVAASPYGDTTAIAGTTYFYWVKSLSDCGTSGFSASDSGSRLGTLAAPGGVSASDGTSCDVVSVAWNTVAGASGYEIWRNTVNNSGSASLLATDTASPYDDASAVPGAAYFYWVKSTNACGAGGFSASNSGSRLASLPGPGGVSASDGAGCNSVSITWNAVAGAAGYEIWRNTVDNSATATLIGSDSESPYGDVTGTAETIYYYWIKTLNPCGPGPFSASDAGHRHCLLPGDMNCDGAVNVLDINPFTLALSDPVAYSAAFPNCDINNGDLNDDGQVNVLDINPFISLIGG